One window of the Bacillus alkalicellulosilyticus genome contains the following:
- a CDS encoding single-stranded DNA-binding protein, translating into MLNQLLDKVLEELDGLKSGEEFLIKELFKGYEWNRLEINVRRNLGIYFLNLVNTNDELGIEVLEKTSSNQQKYKKL; encoded by the coding sequence ATGCTGAATCAATTATTGGATAAGGTATTAGAGGAGCTAGATGGTTTAAAAAGTGGAGAAGAATTTCTGATAAAAGAACTTTTCAAGGGGTATGAATGGAACCGTCTTGAAATTAATGTAAGGAGGAATTTGGGGATATATTTTTTAAATCTAGTCAACACAAATGACGAACTGGGTATTGAAGTATTAGAAAAAACCTCTTCAAATCAACAAAAATATAAAAAGTTGTAA
- a CDS encoding reverse transcriptase/maturase family protein has protein sequence MRNPTTVLINLTSKASNKNYKYQKLYRNLYNKAFYLEAYQNIYATEGNMTAGTDGQTIDGMSIERIEKVIDLLKSEEYQPNPARRTYIPKKNGGKRPLGIPSFEDKLVQEIVRRILEAIYEPSFSTKSHGFRPNRSCHTALNQVEGTFTAVRWFVEGDIKGFFDNIDHHILINILKKRIDDDKLIRLLWKFLRAGYIENWKYHNTFSGTPQGGIISPILSNIYLNELDVYMEEYKKNFDKGINRKRCKEYRTIIQRADRLKAKYKDIWSDLDEIQKEKIRADINAIKKEAMSYHAFNPMDDGYKRIQYVRYADDFIIGIIGSKEDADTVKEHLTKFLRDKLKLELSQDKTLITHSSDKARFLSYDITISRSNETKTDNKGIKRRTRNLRVKLLMPTEKWVDKLKSIKAVQINNRNEWKSIHRAYLKDNDDLEILSVYNAEIRGLYEYYKMAVNVSNLHKFLYVMKFSMMKTFANKYKSKVSIMMNKYRIGKGFGVKSETKKGEKVRYFYHEGFKRVKKPNTNAKVDYNENILMYSSTTSLIDRIMAEQCEWCANTTVSIEMHHVKKLKELKGKKRWEQLMIARKRKTLALCKTCHNDLHSGRLD, from the coding sequence ATGAGAAATCCTACAACGGTATTAATCAATCTAACTTCCAAAGCGAGTAATAAGAACTATAAATATCAGAAACTGTACAGAAATCTGTATAACAAGGCTTTCTACCTTGAAGCATATCAAAATATTTATGCTACCGAGGGTAATATGACCGCGGGTACAGATGGACAGACAATAGATGGTATGAGTATAGAACGTATAGAGAAAGTTATAGACCTACTTAAATCTGAAGAGTATCAACCAAACCCAGCTAGGAGGACTTACATTCCTAAGAAAAATGGAGGAAAGAGACCTCTAGGGATTCCATCCTTTGAGGACAAGTTGGTTCAAGAAATAGTAAGAAGAATTCTTGAAGCTATATATGAGCCTTCATTTTCCACTAAATCTCACGGTTTCAGACCTAATAGAAGTTGTCATACAGCGTTAAATCAAGTAGAAGGAACATTTACAGCGGTTAGATGGTTTGTTGAAGGAGACATAAAAGGTTTCTTCGATAATATAGACCATCATATTCTAATTAACATCCTAAAAAAGAGAATAGATGATGATAAACTCATTCGTCTATTATGGAAATTCTTAAGGGCAGGATATATTGAGAATTGGAAATATCACAATACATTCAGTGGTACACCACAAGGTGGCATCATCAGTCCAATACTATCTAACATTTATCTAAACGAATTAGATGTATATATGGAAGAGTATAAAAAGAATTTCGACAAAGGAATTAACAGAAAACGTTGTAAAGAATATAGAACCATTATTCAAAGAGCAGACAGACTAAAAGCAAAGTACAAAGACATATGGAGCGACCTAGACGAAATTCAAAAGGAAAAAATACGTGCCGATATTAATGCAATTAAGAAAGAAGCAATGTCCTATCACGCATTTAACCCAATGGATGACGGATATAAAAGAATTCAATATGTCAGATACGCTGATGACTTCATAATCGGGATAATAGGTAGCAAAGAGGACGCTGATACGGTAAAAGAACACCTCACGAAGTTTTTAAGAGATAAGCTGAAACTCGAATTATCTCAAGATAAAACTCTTATCACTCACAGCAGTGATAAAGCGAGGTTCCTTAGTTACGACATAACAATTTCCCGTAGTAATGAAACTAAAACGGATAATAAGGGAATAAAGAGAAGAACCAGAAATCTCAGAGTTAAACTCCTAATGCCAACTGAAAAATGGGTGGATAAACTTAAGAGTATCAAGGCCGTACAAATCAATAATAGAAATGAATGGAAATCCATTCATAGAGCCTATTTAAAGGATAATGATGACCTTGAAATTTTAAGTGTTTATAACGCAGAAATAAGAGGACTCTACGAATACTACAAGATGGCAGTTAACGTATCCAACCTACACAAATTCTTGTATGTAATGAAGTTTAGCATGATGAAGACCTTTGCCAATAAATATAAAAGCAAGGTCTCAATAATGATGAACAAATACAGAATTGGAAAAGGGTTCGGAGTTAAATCTGAAACCAAAAAGGGAGAAAAAGTTAGATACTTTTATCATGAGGGTTTCAAAAGAGTTAAAAAGCCTAATACTAACGCAAAAGTAGATTATAACGAAAATATACTGATGTACAGTTCTACAACTAGCTTAATTGACAGGATAATGGCAGAACAATGCGAATGGTGCGCAAACACGACAGTATCCATCGAAATGCATCACGTCAAAAAGCTAAAAGAACTCAAAGGTAAGAAACGGTGGGAGCAACTCATGATAGCGAGGAAGCGCAAAACTCTCGCATTATGTAAAACCTGCCACAACGACCTGCATTCGGGAAGATTAGATTGA
- a CDS encoding DNA methyltransferase: MENISDSIFTNKETGYWDFKNVYSIGIHKIVDYPATMVPDMQYELIKTLIENDRTIKNILDPFHGSGVTLVESKSQGIQPIGIDINPLAHLITKVKLEGVNKIELKKCTSKITIKLKEKNLHFREHYFKNIHKWFRPDIIIDLSKLKYVIESIEVANVRRYYWVCLINVIKKYSNTRNTTFKLHIKSQDDISSLKNNVINDFLRAVNTNFKFLPDYSRKNKYELMLGDSIEILKKYTDESFDLICTSPPYGDNATTVTYGQYSILPIYWIKHKDMGIKKCALKLIETYSSIDSFSLGGKKKSEEIVESQILLDYLKSINESKQKKVINFFLDYSECLNELTRVLRYNKCIVITLGNRRVDNKQVPLVEFTKHYLQSRGFIIIADLEREIPYKRMPKKVSRVADSAVDSMNQEHVLIAKKMG, from the coding sequence TTGGAGAATATTTCAGATAGTATTTTTACAAATAAAGAAACTGGTTATTGGGATTTTAAAAATGTATATTCCATAGGTATTCACAAAATTGTTGACTACCCAGCAACAATGGTACCCGATATGCAATATGAGTTAATCAAGACCTTAATAGAAAATGATAGGACAATTAAAAATATCTTGGACCCATTTCATGGATCTGGCGTTACACTTGTAGAATCAAAATCACAAGGCATTCAACCTATCGGGATCGATATTAATCCTCTAGCACACTTAATTACAAAAGTTAAGCTAGAAGGGGTTAATAAAATTGAATTAAAAAAATGCACTTCAAAAATTACTATTAAATTAAAAGAAAAAAATCTTCATTTTAGAGAACATTATTTTAAGAATATTCATAAATGGTTTCGCCCAGATATCATAATTGATTTGAGCAAATTGAAATATGTAATTGAGTCTATTGAAGTTGCAAATGTAAGAAGATATTACTGGGTTTGTCTAATAAATGTAATAAAAAAATACAGTAATACTAGGAATACTACATTTAAACTACATATAAAAAGTCAAGATGATATCTCTAGCCTAAAAAATAACGTAATTAACGATTTCCTTAGAGCGGTAAACACAAATTTTAAATTCCTGCCTGATTATTCCAGAAAAAACAAGTATGAGCTAATGTTAGGTGATTCCATAGAAATCTTAAAAAAGTATACAGATGAATCTTTTGATTTAATATGTACATCACCACCTTATGGAGATAATGCAACGACTGTAACTTATGGGCAATATTCTATTTTGCCCATTTATTGGATAAAACACAAAGACATGGGTATAAAGAAGTGTGCTTTGAAATTAATTGAAACATACTCGAGTATTGATTCTTTCAGTCTAGGCGGAAAAAAGAAAAGTGAAGAAATTGTAGAATCACAAATACTATTAGATTATCTAAAATCAATTAATGAATCAAAACAAAAAAAAGTAATTAATTTTTTCTTGGACTATAGTGAATGCCTCAATGAACTTACCCGCGTTTTACGATATAACAAATGTATTGTTATTACATTAGGGAATCGAAGGGTAGATAATAAGCAAGTTCCCTTGGTAGAATTCACAAAACATTATTTGCAATCAAGAGGGTTTATAATTATTGCAGACTTGGAAAGAGAAATTCCTTACAAACGTATGCCCAAAAAAGTATCGAGAGTGGCAGATAGCGCTGTCGATTCAATGAATCAAGAACATGTATTAATAGCAAAAAAGATGGGGTGA
- the ltrA gene encoding group II intron reverse transcriptase/maturase, which translates to MTDAIRYSEYYNLQPVFDGLYARSSDNEKFHNLMEIITDRNNIILAYRTIKSNTGSKTKGTDGQTIKDYKVLNENEYVHLIQGRFKNYKPSSIRRVLIPKQNGKKRPLGIPTMEDRIIQQAIKQVLEPICEAKFFKHSYGFRPNRSTHHAIARTLNLINVGKCHFVVDIDIEGFFDNVNHNKLINQLYTLGVRDKELLAVIKKMLKAEIEGEGIAKKGVPQGGILSPLLSNIVLNELDQWIADQWETFEIENPYSKDSNRWRALKSTNLKEGFLVRYADDFKVLTKNYETAKRWFHAIKNFLWKRLGLKISPEKSKITNLRKIKTEFLGFSIRAVKKNNKRVAHSNISDKKKETIIRTIRDKVIKLSLSGNPRIAYDYNLYLRGVHNYFSVASHVAIDMKEIAYRVHRVIWNRLKVKFKYGHYKVKGYEKYNYQTFKVKDVCLIPIGAIRNNIPKQFNQDITDFSQEGRKINQKSNLAYNMTRAINQIARIYIEGRSIQYNDNRVSKFNAARGKCHVTGINLIQSISDYHCHHIIPLEQGGTDEFNNLVVLHKFAHYLVHATRDETIDKYLKILNLTDKQVKTLNKLRKSCKLESIKCN; encoded by the coding sequence ATGACAGACGCAATAAGATATTCAGAGTATTACAATTTGCAACCTGTATTTGATGGATTATATGCAAGGTCATCTGACAATGAGAAATTCCATAACTTAATGGAAATCATTACAGATAGAAACAATATTATCTTAGCGTATAGAACTATAAAATCTAATACAGGGAGTAAAACAAAAGGAACAGATGGACAAACAATAAAGGATTATAAAGTCTTAAACGAAAACGAATATGTTCACCTTATTCAAGGGCGTTTTAAGAATTATAAACCTTCTAGTATTAGAAGAGTGCTTATCCCAAAACAAAATGGGAAAAAGAGACCTCTAGGAATTCCCACTATGGAAGACCGAATAATACAACAAGCAATCAAACAAGTGTTAGAACCCATCTGTGAAGCGAAATTCTTTAAACATTCTTATGGATTCAGACCCAATCGGTCTACTCATCATGCAATCGCCAGAACTCTCAACTTAATTAATGTTGGAAAGTGCCACTTTGTTGTTGATATTGACATTGAAGGATTCTTCGACAATGTTAACCACAACAAATTAATTAACCAACTTTATACATTAGGGGTTAGAGACAAAGAGTTACTTGCAGTCATTAAAAAGATGCTAAAGGCCGAAATCGAAGGAGAAGGAATAGCAAAGAAAGGAGTACCACAAGGAGGAATACTATCTCCTCTACTCTCTAACATTGTGCTAAACGAGTTAGACCAATGGATAGCTGACCAGTGGGAAACATTTGAAATAGAAAACCCCTACAGCAAAGACTCGAACAGATGGAGAGCCCTAAAATCTACAAATCTAAAAGAAGGATTTCTTGTTAGATATGCAGATGACTTTAAGGTACTCACCAAGAACTACGAGACTGCTAAAAGGTGGTTCCATGCTATTAAAAACTTTCTCTGGAAAAGACTTGGGTTAAAAATCTCACCCGAAAAATCAAAAATAACTAACTTACGTAAAATAAAAACGGAATTTCTAGGGTTCTCCATAAGAGCTGTCAAAAAGAATAATAAAAGAGTAGCGCACTCCAATATCAGCGATAAGAAAAAGGAAACCATAATTAGAACTATAAGGGATAAAGTGATAAAACTCAGTTTAAGTGGAAATCCCCGAATAGCTTATGATTATAACCTGTATTTACGAGGGGTACACAACTATTTTAGTGTTGCATCTCATGTCGCCATTGATATGAAAGAGATCGCCTACAGAGTCCACAGAGTTATATGGAATCGTCTCAAAGTAAAGTTTAAGTATGGACATTATAAAGTAAAGGGTTATGAAAAATATAATTATCAAACCTTCAAGGTAAAAGATGTCTGCTTGATACCAATTGGTGCTATTAGAAATAATATCCCCAAACAGTTTAATCAAGATATTACAGATTTCTCTCAGGAAGGTAGGAAAATTAACCAAAAGAGCAATCTAGCCTATAATATGACACGAGCAATTAATCAAATCGCTCGTATTTATATAGAAGGTAGAAGCATACAATACAACGACAATAGGGTATCTAAATTTAACGCGGCAAGGGGAAAATGTCATGTTACCGGCATTAACCTCATACAAAGTATCTCAGACTATCACTGCCATCACATTATCCCCTTAGAACAAGGTGGAACCGATGAATTTAATAACCTAGTTGTATTACACAAATTTGCTCATTACTTGGTCCATGCTACTAGAGACGAAACGATAGACAAATATCTCAAAATACTCAATCTTACCGATAAACAAGTTAAGACACTAAACAAATTGCGAAAGTCATGTAAATTAGAATCTATCAAATGTAATTAG
- a CDS encoding DUF6094 domain-containing protein, translating to MLEVRGDCSFFDPTCGEGEILHHIASSLRTEERNITTYGVELDKSRASKASEVLTHCINAPIESMVVSNDAVSMLFLNPPYDFSMKGLGDDHAERKEWTELIRNVRYLKENGLLVYIIPSYRFSDKKIARFLATHFDNVGIVRFTDEDYDDFKQCIFIGNKKSGKFKQFNEKLYNFLLEMEHEEFVTQKVTPINVLLGKHKWKVPAGATKLKTFYTKLEDKTNFYEGIRNSKGFSAFKERSKPKQLVIGGNPCMPINQGQMALLLASGAINGEVGIGDNYHLVQGLEIVSKIREEEVRTHDNGSKTTIMKERTKRDISVKVINSNGLVRKLV from the coding sequence TTGTTAGAAGTACGAGGGGATTGTAGTTTCTTTGATCCTACTTGTGGGGAAGGAGAAATTTTACATCATATTGCGTCTTCACTTCGTACAGAGGAAAGAAACATCACCACCTATGGAGTTGAGTTGGATAAATCAAGAGCATCAAAGGCAAGTGAGGTCCTTACTCATTGTATTAATGCTCCCATTGAGAGTATGGTTGTATCAAACGATGCAGTTTCCATGCTTTTTTTAAATCCACCATACGACTTTAGTATGAAAGGTCTTGGAGATGACCACGCAGAACGAAAAGAGTGGACAGAATTAATCCGTAATGTTCGCTACTTAAAGGAAAATGGGTTGCTGGTTTATATTATTCCAAGTTATAGATTCAGTGATAAAAAGATAGCTAGGTTCCTTGCAACACATTTTGACAATGTGGGCATAGTCCGTTTTACTGATGAAGATTATGATGACTTTAAGCAGTGTATCTTCATTGGTAACAAAAAAAGCGGGAAATTCAAACAGTTCAATGAAAAGCTATATAACTTTTTGCTAGAAATGGAACATGAAGAGTTTGTTACTCAAAAAGTAACACCAATAAACGTTTTACTTGGTAAACACAAATGGAAAGTACCTGCAGGAGCTACTAAACTTAAAACGTTTTATACAAAACTAGAGGATAAAACTAATTTTTATGAGGGCATAAGAAACTCAAAAGGGTTCTCAGCCTTTAAAGAGCGTTCTAAACCAAAGCAACTAGTCATTGGTGGAAACCCTTGTATGCCTATTAACCAAGGTCAGATGGCACTTTTATTAGCTTCAGGAGCGATAAATGGGGAAGTTGGTATAGGGGACAACTATCATTTAGTTCAAGGTTTAGAAATCGTATCTAAAATAAGAGAGGAAGAAGTACGCACACATGATAATGGTTCCAAAACAACCATTATGAAAGAACGTACAAAAAGGGATATTTCAGTTAAGGTCATTAATTCAAACGGGCTAGTTCGTAAACTCGTGTAA
- a CDS encoding helix-turn-helix domain-containing protein, with protein METINIKLLFGNNVKKYRKLLGLTQEQLAIQTGLHRTYISEVERGLRNVSLENIYILSKALEIKMSDLLTFD; from the coding sequence ATGGAAACTATAAATATAAAATTACTATTTGGGAATAACGTTAAAAAATATAGGAAACTTTTGGGTTTAACACAAGAACAACTTGCAATTCAAACGGGTCTTCATAGAACTTATATTAGTGAGGTTGAAAGAGGACTTAGAAATGTTTCACTTGAAAATATTTATATCTTATCTAAAGCTTTAGAAATTAAAATGTCTGATTTACTAACTTTTGATTAA
- a CDS encoding ATP-binding protein yields MKKTKLSMDSRIISHLGEALISDEKIALLELIKNSSDADSLNCNIEIDTHFQSQHGFGRIILEDNGNGMNPFIIENAFLRIASSFKIRQQKISPIYKRLALGSKGIGRLSLNQLGSYVEVETKLNTEIFDYVTNLKEYFGTDDITALIKENENKYFKFSINWLDFNNSIKLEDIDIEIQEYDSTNKLFCKKTHGTKITVYGLKGISFWEHKNTKKELEKDVLSFINPFLSEKFNFKVKIDLNKEIFRNDLYDKKRLKNISDVTTSFWYFSTEKRLKIHVKRNPQYIKFLIDKLLERMDIAEFELVNSNIDYQHFYDEFCEDNIEFLLNRDSMNKKIPEAKINVLFVNEDNEFLLPGDFEGKFYGFNRDSKNTVPKTEIKNLLDNISGVKMYRNNFRVFPYGEKDWLELGKKSQMQINNIYRPSNTTGYVYIDGDENLEKLKELTNREGLILDEYGKNFLFIMRDIIAHLAAEFDNNLRKNLNIPKSKRNASNVDDVLDLKTIRFIKKEDPFKKTTNSVNSVKKHFEERLNNLKIKITTEDDKKEINKLSTLVEENFSVIKSNLNEIATVKDKRVVQFELEQENLRKFYPVIGATIVAETLSHEIIRLSNNIKYSSLQIRGLIGKEPLKIQNDSIINNLNIIDSNTKFLSRYASLLDVNSYSKRRRYENEDLKNHVQTIFSESPLLNYKDEIIALKISGEGFQRKIVKEGFSIIIENLIINSVYWLEKMNIKNPTIYIEFNSEKQSIKFWDNGYGIHPNISETLFEPFSTNKPHGEGRGMGLFIVKELLKEINGDITLLKDLNAFNNKFILEIDFVEE; encoded by the coding sequence TTGAAGAAAACTAAATTGTCTATGGACTCTAGAATAATTAGTCATCTCGGTGAAGCATTAATTTCGGATGAAAAAATTGCACTTTTAGAATTAATTAAAAATTCCTCTGACGCAGACTCTTTAAATTGTAATATCGAAATTGATACGCATTTCCAATCTCAACATGGATTTGGTCGAATAATTCTAGAGGATAACGGGAACGGAATGAATCCATTTATTATTGAAAATGCTTTTTTAAGAATAGCATCTTCATTTAAAATAAGACAGCAAAAAATATCACCAATATATAAAAGATTAGCGTTAGGTAGCAAAGGAATTGGCCGATTATCTCTTAATCAATTAGGAAGTTATGTTGAAGTTGAAACAAAGTTAAATACAGAAATATTTGATTATGTAACTAATCTTAAAGAATATTTTGGAACAGATGATATCACAGCTTTGATAAAAGAAAATGAGAATAAATATTTTAAATTTAGCATCAATTGGTTAGATTTTAATAATTCTATTAAATTGGAAGATATAGATATTGAAATTCAAGAATACGATTCAACAAACAAGTTATTCTGCAAAAAAACACATGGGACTAAGATAACTGTGTATGGCTTAAAAGGAATCTCTTTTTGGGAACATAAAAACACAAAAAAAGAACTAGAAAAAGATGTATTATCATTCATTAATCCTTTTTTATCTGAAAAGTTTAACTTCAAAGTGAAGATTGATTTAAATAAAGAAATATTTAGGAATGATTTATATGATAAAAAAAGGCTAAAGAATATTAGTGATGTAACAACCTCATTTTGGTACTTTTCTACAGAAAAAAGATTAAAGATACATGTTAAAAGGAACCCACAATACATTAAATTTTTAATTGATAAACTATTAGAAAGAATGGACATTGCGGAATTTGAGCTAGTCAATTCCAATATAGATTACCAACATTTTTATGACGAATTTTGCGAAGACAATATTGAATTTTTACTTAATAGAGATTCAATGAACAAAAAAATTCCTGAAGCTAAAATAAATGTCTTATTCGTAAATGAAGATAATGAATTTCTGTTACCTGGAGATTTTGAAGGTAAGTTTTATGGATTCAATAGAGATTCAAAGAATACTGTACCAAAAACTGAAATTAAGAACCTCTTAGATAACATTTCTGGTGTAAAAATGTACCGAAACAACTTTAGGGTATTCCCTTATGGAGAGAAAGATTGGTTAGAATTGGGGAAAAAAAGTCAAATGCAGATTAACAATATTTATAGGCCTAGTAATACTACTGGATATGTCTATATTGACGGTGATGAGAATTTAGAAAAACTTAAAGAACTTACAAACAGAGAAGGCCTTATACTAGATGAATACGGGAAAAATTTTCTGTTTATTATGCGCGATATAATAGCTCATTTGGCTGCGGAATTTGATAATAACCTTAGAAAAAATTTAAATATCCCAAAATCAAAAAGAAATGCTTCAAATGTTGATGATGTCCTAGATTTAAAAACTATAAGGTTTATAAAAAAAGAAGATCCTTTTAAAAAGACAACAAATAGTGTGAATTCTGTAAAGAAACACTTTGAAGAAAGGCTAAACAACCTAAAAATTAAAATAACTACTGAAGATGATAAAAAAGAAATCAACAAATTGTCCACACTGGTTGAAGAAAACTTCTCTGTAATAAAAAGTAATCTAAATGAAATTGCCACGGTTAAGGACAAAAGAGTTGTCCAATTCGAATTAGAACAAGAAAATTTAAGAAAATTCTATCCAGTTATTGGTGCTACTATAGTTGCTGAAACATTATCTCATGAAATAATAAGACTATCTAACAATATTAAATATAGCTCTTTACAAATTAGAGGTTTAATTGGGAAAGAGCCTCTAAAAATACAAAATGATTCAATTATCAATAATCTTAATATAATAGACTCTAATACAAAATTTTTAAGTCGTTATGCCTCTTTATTAGATGTGAATTCATATTCTAAAAGACGAAGATATGAAAATGAAGATTTAAAAAATCATGTACAAACAATTTTTTCTGAGAGTCCCTTATTAAATTATAAAGATGAAATTATTGCTTTAAAAATCTCAGGAGAAGGCTTTCAGAGAAAGATAGTTAAGGAAGGATTTAGCATTATTATAGAAAATTTAATAATCAATTCAGTATATTGGTTAGAAAAAATGAATATAAAAAATCCCACAATATATATAGAATTTAATTCAGAAAAACAAAGTATTAAATTTTGGGATAATGGATATGGCATCCACCCAAATATATCCGAAACATTATTTGAACCATTTAGTACCAACAAACCCCATGGTGAGGGAAGAGGTATGGGATTATTCATTGTCAAAGAATTGTTAAAAGAAATTAATGGTGATATCACACTTTTAAAGGACTTAAATGCTTTTAATAATAAATTCATCTTGGAAATTGATTTTGTAGAGGAGTGA
- a CDS encoding DUF6018 family natural product bioysynthesis protein has translation MATLAEFFGKTDVVEDCRKLVQSRGFGVRAPRIIAELNLGDGNKRYFRCRSTNRSEALQEVAMVVAAIKEKTGDPVLWRFTGEDFYRFDSTIEHESSSFVAKTKHKFMEFFDLA, from the coding sequence ATGGCAACACTAGCAGAGTTTTTTGGTAAGACAGATGTAGTAGAGGATTGTAGAAAGTTAGTTCAGAGTAGAGGTTTTGGTGTCAGAGCCCCTCGTATTATCGCTGAACTAAATTTAGGTGACGGGAATAAGCGGTATTTTAGATGTCGTTCTACAAATCGCTCTGAGGCTTTACAGGAAGTTGCAATGGTAGTAGCAGCTATAAAAGAAAAGACAGGTGACCCTGTTCTTTGGAGATTTACCGGAGAAGACTTTTATCGATTCGATTCTACCATTGAACATGAGTCATCTTCATTTGTAGCAAAAACAAAACATAAATTTATGGAGTTCTTTGATTTAGCTTAA